In one Umezawaea sp. Da 62-37 genomic region, the following are encoded:
- a CDS encoding C40 family peptidase produces MKLGVVVTAVVAVLITIVLTSGVTTVVGNNNSAAGNMTLLNVSCNAAIGPWDEGGADKGQNDAGNLNEEQRGVVAKIISIGQERQLPPLAWQVAIQAGMTESGLRPLNYGDADSIGIFQMRPSMNWGSVAQVIDPVYAINKFYDVLLTVPDWESKRPGDSAQAVERSAFPDRYHAWEAMAAFLIGELGQVADPAGCGAGTGDVLAASSAAAKAIAFTKEQLGEPYLWGGNGPDAWDCSGILVKAFATADIQLPRVANDQYMHGGAFLPVKDAQPGDLLFWATNPADPVTVHHVAMYLGGDEYIHAPQTGDVVKISKINWDYSELMPMAVRPGV; encoded by the coding sequence GTGAAGCTCGGCGTGGTGGTGACCGCGGTCGTGGCCGTGCTGATCACGATCGTCCTCACCAGCGGCGTCACGACCGTCGTCGGGAACAACAACAGCGCCGCCGGCAACATGACGCTCCTCAACGTCAGCTGCAACGCGGCCATCGGCCCGTGGGACGAGGGCGGCGCCGACAAGGGCCAGAACGACGCCGGCAACCTCAACGAGGAGCAGCGCGGCGTCGTCGCCAAGATCATCTCCATCGGCCAGGAGCGTCAGCTGCCGCCGCTCGCGTGGCAGGTCGCGATCCAGGCGGGCATGACCGAGTCCGGCCTCCGCCCGCTGAACTACGGCGACGCCGACTCGATCGGCATCTTCCAGATGCGCCCCTCGATGAACTGGGGCTCGGTCGCCCAGGTCATCGACCCGGTGTACGCGATCAACAAGTTCTACGACGTGCTGCTCACCGTCCCGGACTGGGAGTCCAAGCGCCCCGGCGACTCGGCGCAGGCCGTGGAGCGGTCCGCGTTCCCCGACCGGTACCACGCCTGGGAGGCCATGGCGGCGTTCCTGATCGGCGAGCTCGGCCAGGTCGCCGACCCGGCGGGCTGCGGCGCGGGCACCGGCGACGTCCTGGCCGCCTCCTCGGCGGCGGCCAAGGCGATCGCGTTCACCAAGGAGCAGCTGGGCGAGCCCTACCTGTGGGGCGGCAACGGCCCGGACGCGTGGGACTGCTCCGGCATCCTGGTCAAGGCGTTCGCGACCGCCGACATCCAGCTCCCCCGCGTGGCCAACGACCAGTACATGCACGGCGGGGCCTTCCTGCCGGTCAAGGACGCCCAGCCCGGCGACCTGCTCTTCTGGGCCACCAACCCGGCCGACCCGGTCACCGTGCACCACGTCGCCATGTACCTGGGCGGCGACGAGTACATCCACGCGCCGCAGACAGGGGACGTGGTGAAGATCAGCAAGATCAACTGGGACTACTCCGAGTTGATGCCCATGGCCGTCAGGCCTGGTGTGTAG
- a CDS encoding RNB domain-containing ribonuclease, which yields MIRTGRAELDFSGIRTEFGLPQEFPPAALAEAEQAVSRAPGEREDATALPLVTIDPPGAKDLDQALAIERRPGGKFRVHYAIADVGAFVVPGGALDAEVRKRGQTLYLPDGNVPLHPTVLSEGAASLLPTQTRPAVLWTFDCGADGEPESVRVRRAMVRSTAQFDYESVQATIDAGTVHPSIEALPDFGRLRRERALDRGAVELQLPEQEIEPDGEGWKLVLRPRVEVDAWNAEISLLTGMSAARIMLDARVGILRTLPDADEGAVEALKRSALALHVPWADGVSPAKLLAGLDPSRPEALALFVDATRLLRGAGYTAFNGTVPEIATHAGIASSYAHVTAPLRRLVDRFATEVCLAVTEGREVPEWLLKALPELPSLMGGSDSIASKVDRACLDQVEAWVLEGEVGREFDAVVLRSEGNGADVFIPEPPVMGRCSGEELPEGERVRVKLVQADAARRKVAFERV from the coding sequence GTGATCAGGACCGGTCGCGCCGAGCTGGACTTCAGCGGGATCCGCACCGAGTTCGGGTTGCCGCAGGAGTTTCCGCCCGCCGCGTTGGCCGAGGCAGAGCAAGCCGTTTCCCGTGCGCCGGGTGAACGGGAGGACGCGACCGCCCTCCCGCTGGTCACGATCGACCCGCCCGGCGCCAAGGACCTCGACCAGGCGCTGGCGATCGAACGCCGCCCCGGCGGGAAGTTCCGCGTGCACTACGCCATCGCGGACGTCGGCGCGTTCGTCGTGCCCGGCGGCGCGCTGGACGCCGAGGTCCGCAAGCGCGGCCAGACCCTCTACCTGCCCGACGGCAACGTCCCCCTGCACCCGACCGTCCTGTCCGAGGGCGCGGCCAGCCTGCTCCCGACGCAGACGCGCCCGGCGGTCCTGTGGACGTTCGACTGCGGCGCCGACGGTGAACCCGAGTCGGTGCGGGTGCGGCGGGCCATGGTCCGCTCCACCGCCCAGTTCGACTACGAGAGCGTCCAGGCCACCATCGACGCGGGCACCGTGCACCCGTCGATCGAGGCCCTGCCCGACTTCGGCCGCCTCCGCCGCGAACGGGCCCTCGACCGCGGCGCGGTGGAGCTGCAACTGCCCGAGCAGGAGATCGAACCCGACGGCGAGGGCTGGAAGCTCGTGCTCCGGCCGCGGGTCGAGGTGGACGCGTGGAACGCGGAGATCTCCCTGCTCACCGGCATGTCCGCCGCCCGGATCATGCTGGACGCCCGCGTCGGCATCCTCCGCACGCTCCCGGACGCCGACGAGGGCGCTGTCGAGGCCCTCAAGCGCTCGGCGCTGGCCTTGCACGTCCCGTGGGCCGACGGCGTCAGCCCCGCGAAGCTGCTGGCCGGACTGGACCCGTCACGGCCGGAGGCCCTGGCGCTGTTCGTCGACGCGACCCGCTTGCTGCGCGGCGCCGGGTACACCGCGTTCAACGGGACCGTGCCGGAGATCGCCACGCACGCCGGCATCGCCTCGTCGTACGCGCACGTCACGGCCCCGCTGCGCAGGCTGGTCGACCGGTTCGCCACGGAGGTGTGCCTGGCCGTGACCGAGGGCCGCGAGGTCCCGGAGTGGCTGCTGAAGGCGCTGCCCGAGCTGCCGAGCCTGATGGGCGGGTCGGACTCCATCGCGAGCAAGGTCGACCGGGCCTGCCTGGACCAGGTCGAGGCGTGGGTCCTGGAAGGTGAGGTCGGCCGCGAGTTCGACGCGGTCGTGCTGCGGTCGGAGGGCAACGGCGCGGACGTGTTCATCCCCGAGCCGCCCGTCATGGGCCGCTGCTCGGGCGAGGAGCTGCCCGAGGGTGAACGCGTGCGGGTGAAGCTCGTGCAGGCCGACGCCGCTCGCCGCAAGGTCGCTTTCGAACGCGTGTGA
- the npdG gene encoding NADPH-dependent F420 reductase — protein MTTIRELTVGVLGGTGAQGKGLALRWAKAGLKVVIGSRAAERAEKSAEELRDLAGVDHVTGADNQGCAEQADIVLVAVPWDGHAELVASLREALVGKIVIDCVNPLGFDKQGPFALPVEEGSAAQQTAALLPESRVTAAFHHVSAVSLADLSIESVDMDVLVLGDDREATDVVRELAETVPGFRGVFGGRLRNAHQVEAFTANLIAINRRYKAHAGLKITDI, from the coding sequence GTGACAACGATTCGTGAGCTGACCGTAGGTGTCCTCGGCGGTACCGGAGCGCAGGGCAAGGGCCTCGCGCTGCGGTGGGCCAAGGCGGGGCTGAAGGTCGTCATCGGTTCCCGCGCCGCCGAACGGGCCGAGAAGTCCGCCGAGGAGCTGCGCGACCTGGCCGGTGTGGACCACGTCACCGGCGCGGACAACCAGGGCTGCGCCGAACAGGCCGACATCGTGCTCGTCGCGGTGCCGTGGGACGGGCACGCCGAACTGGTGGCGTCCTTGCGCGAGGCGCTCGTCGGCAAGATCGTCATCGACTGCGTGAACCCGCTCGGCTTCGACAAGCAGGGCCCCTTCGCCCTGCCCGTCGAGGAGGGCAGCGCCGCGCAGCAGACGGCCGCGCTGCTGCCGGAGTCCCGCGTCACGGCGGCGTTCCACCACGTGTCCGCCGTGTCGCTCGCCGACCTGTCCATCGAGTCGGTCGACATGGACGTGCTGGTGCTCGGCGACGACCGCGAGGCGACCGACGTCGTGCGCGAACTCGCCGAGACCGTGCCCGGTTTCCGGGGCGTCTTCGGCGGCAGGCTGCGCAACGCCCACCAGGTCGAGGCCTTCACCGCCAACCTGATCGCCATCAACCGCCGCTACAAGGCCCACGCGGGCCTGAAGATCACCGACATCTGA
- a CDS encoding helical backbone metal receptor produces the protein MLPVDDLGEPVPIPDRPRRVVSLVPSLTDSVPVESLVGVTDYCPVDTTRIGGSKYPDVDRVLALGPDLVLTNVEENRAEDVERLRANGIAVWVTAAPATVPQALASIRRLLATAWDVEPDWLVRSEEVWRHVEPVWATAVVPVWRRPWVVLGRDTFAGDVLRRLGVANAYADDPERYPRPSVEDIRAKRADLVVLPDEPYAFSATDGPEAFPGTRCELVSGRHLTWYGPSLVEAREVLDFR, from the coding sequence ATGCTCCCGGTCGACGACCTCGGCGAGCCGGTCCCGATCCCGGACCGGCCCCGCCGGGTCGTCAGCCTGGTGCCGTCGCTCACCGATTCCGTGCCCGTCGAGTCGCTGGTGGGCGTGACGGACTACTGCCCGGTCGACACCACCCGGATCGGCGGCTCGAAGTACCCGGACGTCGACCGCGTGCTCGCGCTGGGGCCGGACCTCGTGCTGACCAACGTCGAGGAGAACCGGGCCGAGGACGTGGAACGCCTGCGCGCCAACGGGATCGCGGTGTGGGTCACGGCCGCGCCCGCCACCGTGCCGCAGGCGCTCGCGTCGATCCGACGGCTGCTGGCGACGGCGTGGGACGTTGAACCGGACTGGCTCGTGCGGTCCGAGGAGGTGTGGCGGCACGTGGAACCGGTGTGGGCGACCGCGGTGGTCCCGGTGTGGCGGCGGCCGTGGGTCGTGCTCGGCCGCGACACGTTCGCGGGCGACGTCCTGCGCAGGCTCGGCGTCGCGAACGCCTACGCCGACGACCCCGAGCGCTACCCGCGACCGTCCGTCGAGGACATCCGCGCGAAGCGGGCCGATCTGGTCGTGCTGCCCGACGAGCCGTACGCGTTCAGCGCGACCGACGGCCCCGAGGCGTTCCCCGGCACGAGGTGCGAGCTCGTGTCGGGGCGCCACCTCACCTGGTACGGGCCGTCGCTCGTGGAAGCCCGCGAGGTGCTGGACTTCCGCTGA
- the panB gene encoding 3-methyl-2-oxobutanoate hydroxymethyltransferase, with protein MTSAAEVAAPYGNGPAQQSGPPAKRVRIPHLREMKERGEPWPMLTAYDMYTAELFDEAGIPVLLVGDSASNNVYGYETSLPVTVDELIPLVRSVTRSVKKALVVADLPFGSYQVSVEQAVATAVRFMKEGQAHAVKLEGGKHFAPHVQAIVRAGIPVMGHIGFTPQSEHQLGGYRVQGRRESFDAVVEDAKALEEAGAFAVVLEMVTSEVAKRITHDLHIPTVGIGAGPDTDAQVLVWQDMMGLRRGRAPKFVKRYADMAGLMSGAAQAFAAEVRGHQFPGPEHTFH; from the coding sequence ATGACCTCTGCTGCCGAAGTAGCGGCGCCGTACGGGAACGGCCCCGCCCAGCAGTCCGGCCCACCCGCCAAGCGGGTGCGCATCCCCCACCTTCGCGAGATGAAGGAACGGGGCGAGCCGTGGCCCATGCTCACGGCCTACGACATGTACACCGCCGAGCTGTTCGACGAGGCGGGCATCCCGGTGCTGCTGGTCGGCGACTCGGCGTCGAACAACGTCTACGGGTACGAGACCTCGCTGCCGGTGACGGTCGACGAGCTGATCCCGCTGGTGCGCAGCGTCACCAGGTCCGTGAAGAAGGCGCTCGTCGTGGCCGACCTGCCGTTCGGCAGCTACCAGGTGTCGGTCGAGCAGGCCGTCGCCACCGCCGTCCGGTTCATGAAGGAGGGCCAGGCGCACGCGGTCAAGCTGGAGGGCGGCAAGCACTTCGCCCCGCACGTCCAGGCGATCGTGCGCGCGGGCATCCCGGTCATGGGCCACATCGGCTTCACGCCGCAGAGCGAGCACCAGCTCGGCGGCTACCGGGTGCAGGGCCGCCGCGAGTCGTTCGACGCCGTGGTCGAGGACGCCAAGGCGCTCGAGGAAGCGGGCGCGTTCGCGGTCGTGCTGGAGATGGTGACCTCCGAGGTCGCCAAGCGGATCACGCACGACCTGCACATCCCCACGGTCGGCATCGGCGCGGGCCCGGACACCGACGCCCAGGTGCTGGTGTGGCAGGACATGATGGGGCTGCGCCGCGGCAGGGCGCCGAAGTTCGTCAAGCGCTACGCCGACATGGCGGGCCTGATGAGCGGTGCCGCGCAGGCGTTCGCCGCCGAGGTCCGCGGCCACCAGTTCCCCGGCCCGGAGCACACGTTCCACTGA
- a CDS encoding VOC family protein, whose amino-acid sequence MACRITELVLDCADPDKLADFWCGVLGFQVLDRDPDGIEIGRADQAPEDRITIVLNRVDEPKKQKLRMHVDVNSTDRDQAAELERLLALGAKRVDIGQGGVRWIVLADPEGNEFCLLRRRVTP is encoded by the coding sequence ATGGCCTGTCGCATCACGGAACTCGTCCTCGACTGCGCGGACCCGGACAAGCTCGCCGACTTCTGGTGCGGCGTGCTCGGGTTCCAGGTCCTGGACCGGGACCCGGACGGCATCGAGATCGGCCGGGCCGACCAGGCGCCGGAGGACCGGATCACGATCGTGCTCAACCGCGTCGACGAGCCGAAGAAGCAGAAGCTCCGGATGCACGTCGACGTCAACTCCACCGACCGCGACCAGGCCGCCGAGCTGGAACGGCTGCTCGCGCTGGGCGCCAAGCGCGTGGACATCGGCCAGGGCGGGGTCCGCTGGATCGTGCTCGCCGACCCAGAGGGCAACGAGTTCTGCCTGCTCAGGCGGCGCGTGACGCCCTGA
- a CDS encoding alpha/beta fold hydrolase: protein MRTTITTGAGGVHVTSAGLATDPVVVLSSGLGGAWFDWSATVDLLARHARVVVFDRPGTGDSGPASADPTLAREVAVLEAVLGDAPTAVFVGHSMATMHVEAFARLHPDRVRAVVLLDPDPESPGAGRPFDLSSVVARWLPLLIPREVGAALVRRHGHLLRRWVIEGSTLARFDPAPEALVKDVYRRPHVAKSVLAELAAYPDQVADLDELRAAHPLPDVPFDVLTAGRRLWPEHAALARLAPWGRNVLVPGSRHMIPVDRPDAVVMAVRDALRASRAA from the coding sequence GTGCGAACCACTATCACCACCGGAGCGGGCGGAGTCCACGTCACCTCGGCCGGTCTGGCCACCGACCCGGTGGTGGTGCTCAGCTCCGGCCTCGGCGGGGCCTGGTTCGACTGGTCTGCCACGGTAGACCTGCTGGCCCGGCACGCGCGGGTCGTGGTGTTCGATCGCCCCGGAACGGGCGACAGCGGGCCTGCCTCGGCGGATCCGACGCTCGCCCGCGAGGTGGCGGTGCTGGAGGCGGTGCTCGGCGACGCGCCCACCGCGGTGTTCGTCGGCCACTCGATGGCGACCATGCACGTGGAGGCGTTCGCCCGGCTGCACCCCGACCGGGTGCGCGCGGTCGTGCTGCTCGACCCCGACCCGGAGTCACCGGGCGCCGGACGCCCGTTCGACCTGTCCTCTGTGGTCGCCCGGTGGCTGCCGCTGCTGATCCCGCGCGAGGTGGGGGCGGCGCTCGTGCGCAGGCACGGGCACCTGCTGCGGCGCTGGGTGATCGAGGGCTCGACGCTGGCCAGGTTCGACCCGGCACCGGAAGCGCTGGTCAAGGACGTGTACCGGCGGCCGCACGTGGCCAAGTCCGTGCTCGCCGAACTCGCCGCCTACCCCGACCAGGTCGCCGACCTCGACGAGCTGCGCGCCGCGCACCCGCTGCCCGACGTGCCGTTCGACGTGCTCACCGCGGGCCGCAGGCTGTGGCCCGAGCACGCGGCGCTCGCCCGGCTGGCGCCGTGGGGCCGCAACGTGCTCGTGCCGGGGAGCAGGCACATGATCCCGGTGGACCGCCCGGACGCCGTGGTGATGGCCGTCCGCGACGCGCTCAGGGCGTCACGCGCCGCCTGA